In Verrucomicrobiota bacterium, a single genomic region encodes these proteins:
- a CDS encoding transposase → MPLVHRLLYTWDGWPSGSGASLPDQPDLSGIDPLWLADGFRRLGCRWSRDFVQMSFEVEPAVSPAFFAMRVKGRLDHAMRQSGAPVQWSRKVGMRSLGENTDSVVERYLTLQQKRGDFADPHYARTLAEFSREFPSVRLEDPAESARGRYWYNLHLVAVTGSRWRIGREDFLPKLASAIPEWADEEEIALKSMSFMPDHVHLAFRGNPLRSPAEIAEGCWRALNRASGLRLFSDRVYVGSFSSYSRQSIQV, encoded by the coding sequence ATGCCACTCGTCCACAGATTGCTCTACACATGGGACGGGTGGCCCTCCGGATCCGGCGCCTCTCTTCCCGACCAGCCCGACCTCTCCGGAATCGACCCCCTCTGGCTCGCGGACGGGTTCCGTCGACTTGGATGCCGATGGTCACGTGACTTCGTTCAGATGAGCTTCGAAGTCGAGCCCGCTGTCTCGCCGGCATTCTTCGCCATGCGGGTCAAGGGGAGGCTTGACCACGCCATGCGACAGTCGGGCGCTCCCGTGCAATGGTCCCGCAAAGTCGGTATGCGCTCCCTGGGAGAGAATACCGACAGCGTGGTGGAGCGCTACCTCACCTTGCAGCAGAAGCGCGGCGACTTTGCCGATCCCCATTACGCCCGGACACTGGCGGAGTTCAGCAGGGAATTTCCCTCCGTCCGTTTGGAAGACCCTGCCGAGTCCGCACGCGGCCGATATTGGTACAACCTCCATCTCGTGGCAGTGACCGGTAGCCGGTGGAGGATCGGCAGGGAGGATTTCCTTCCGAAACTTGCTTCCGCCATCCCCGAGTGGGCGGACGAGGAGGAGATTGCCCTCAAGTCGATGTCGTTCATGCCCGATCACGTGCATCTGGCGTTCCGAGGGAATCCCCTCCGGTCGCCCGCCGAGATTGCAGAGGGGTGCTGGCGGGCATTGAACAGAGCGTCTGGTTTGAGGCTCTTCTCGGATCGGGTTTACGTGGGAAGTTTCTCCTCCTATTCCCGTCAGTCGATCCAGGTCTAG
- a CDS encoding MBOAT family protein: protein MVFSSHIFLFYFLPLALGAYYALHRAQQRWQNVILILFGYAFYGWAEPQFIPLMFTTTLVDWFVSLAIAHDNWKVWQVWHQPVVRLTEGGPRSKLQKRAITVSMTANLVVLGFFKYFNFGVDSYNALAASLGMESWQWDTFFRVVLPLGISFYTFQAMSYTIDVYRGEAKAMRNFVDFSCFVSMFPHLVAGPILKFSYLADQLESRTLTTEKFARGAAFFAMGLTKKILLANPCGKIADLNFNAGSVGFLDSWYGAVAYAFQIYFDFSAYSDMAIGLGLMFGFIFAKNFDSPYKSASITEFWRRWHISLSSWLRDYLYIPLGGNRKGEVRTYINLFLVMLLGGLWHGASWNFVIWGGIHGSMLAVERAHGKHGFFTRLPRPVQVALTFVIVVFAWVFFRARDLPTALSYCGSMLGLKTPQASEGLIAGVVYQPYYLLSFLLAGFIAWFGVQTWDWTRQITPAKAAVIVLLFWLALVVMATQSYNPFIYFIF, encoded by the coding sequence ATGGTTTTCAGTTCCCACATTTTTCTCTTCTACTTCCTGCCGCTTGCCCTGGGTGCGTATTACGCGCTCCACCGCGCGCAACAACGCTGGCAGAATGTCATCCTGATCCTCTTCGGTTACGCTTTCTACGGCTGGGCCGAGCCGCAGTTCATCCCGTTGATGTTCACGACGACCCTGGTGGACTGGTTCGTGAGCCTGGCCATCGCCCACGACAACTGGAAGGTCTGGCAGGTCTGGCATCAACCGGTGGTCCGCCTGACGGAGGGAGGTCCGCGCAGCAAACTGCAAAAACGAGCGATCACCGTCTCCATGACGGCGAATCTCGTCGTTCTGGGCTTCTTCAAGTATTTCAACTTCGGCGTGGACAGCTACAACGCCCTCGCCGCTTCGCTGGGCATGGAATCCTGGCAATGGGACACTTTCTTCCGGGTGGTCCTCCCGCTCGGCATCAGCTTCTACACGTTCCAGGCGATGAGTTACACGATCGATGTGTATCGCGGCGAGGCGAAGGCGATGCGGAACTTTGTGGATTTTTCCTGCTTCGTTTCCATGTTCCCGCACCTTGTTGCGGGCCCGATCCTGAAGTTCTCCTATCTCGCCGATCAATTGGAAAGCCGCACCCTGACGACGGAAAAATTCGCCCGCGGGGCCGCCTTCTTCGCAATGGGGCTGACCAAGAAGATCCTCCTGGCCAATCCCTGCGGCAAGATCGCGGACCTGAACTTCAATGCGGGATCCGTCGGCTTTCTGGATTCCTGGTATGGCGCGGTGGCCTACGCATTCCAGATCTATTTCGACTTCAGCGCGTATTCCGACATGGCGATCGGTCTGGGACTGATGTTCGGTTTCATCTTCGCGAAGAACTTCGACTCACCCTACAAATCGGCATCGATCACGGAATTCTGGCGCCGCTGGCACATCTCGCTCTCCTCATGGCTGCGCGATTACCTTTACATCCCGCTCGGCGGAAACCGCAAAGGCGAAGTCAGGACCTACATCAACCTGTTTCTCGTCATGCTCCTGGGCGGCCTGTGGCACGGCGCTTCCTGGAACTTCGTGATCTGGGGCGGCATTCACGGCTCGATGCTCGCCGTCGAGCGCGCGCACGGAAAGCACGGTTTCTTCACGCGGTTGCCCCGCCCGGTCCAGGTGGCGCTGACCTTCGTCATCGTCGTCTTCGCGTGGGTGTTTTTCCGCGCGCGGGATCTGCCGACCGCTCTCTCCTATTGCGGCAGCATGCTGGGACTCAAGACACCGCAGGCAAGCGAAGGCCTCATCGCCGGAGTCGTGTATCAACCCTACTATTTGCTCAGTTTCCTGCTCGCCGGCTTCATCGCCTGGTTCGGGGTCCAGACCTGGGATTGGACGAGGCAGATCACGCCCGCAAAGGCCGCGGTCATCGTGCTGCTCTTCTGGCTGGCGCTGGTCGTCATGGCCACGCAGTCGTACAATCCGTTCATCTACTTCATTTTCTAA